A stretch of Deinococcus radiotolerans DNA encodes these proteins:
- a CDS encoding PIG-L deacetylase family protein — protein MSDGLKLLLIVPHPDDEVYGASGTLMGHLEAGAACGLVTLTRGEAGRTLGLCDTPEELARMREVELAACLEVIGLTTPEAQAGGSVFEHHHFPDKYLKDQPLAALTEVAREAMVRLRPEVVLTFPPNGSNGHPDHVTTHRAVKAAWDALPEGERPRLWYYASDTAPENEALRAEWLPPNVRHDVTRFIVRKLQAIACHRTQALSTVDFIRKFPQRVTEETFYEVK, from the coding sequence ATGAGTGACGGACTGAAACTGCTGCTGATCGTGCCGCACCCGGACGACGAGGTGTACGGCGCGTCCGGCACGCTGATGGGCCACCTGGAGGCCGGAGCCGCGTGCGGGCTGGTGACCCTGACGCGCGGCGAGGCGGGGCGCACGCTGGGCCTGTGCGACACGCCGGAGGAACTGGCACGGATGCGCGAGGTGGAACTCGCGGCGTGTCTGGAGGTCATCGGGCTGACCACGCCCGAAGCGCAGGCGGGCGGGAGTGTCTTCGAGCATCACCACTTCCCGGACAAGTACCTGAAAGATCAGCCACTCGCGGCGCTGACCGAGGTGGCGCGCGAGGCGATGGTGCGCCTGCGGCCCGAGGTGGTGCTGACCTTCCCGCCGAACGGCAGCAACGGCCACCCGGATCACGTGACCACGCACCGCGCCGTGAAGGCCGCCTGGGACGCCCTGCCGGAGGGTGAGCGGCCCCGCCTGTGGTACTACGCGTCGGATACCGCACCGGAGAACGAGGCGCTGCGGGCCGAGTGGCTGCCGCCGAACGTGCGCCACGACGTGACGCGATTCATCGTGCGTAAACTTCAGGCGATCGCGTGTCACCGCACGCAGGCGCTGAGCACGGTGGATTTCATCCGGAAGTTCCCGCAGCGCGTGACCGAGGAGACGTTCTACGAGGTGAAGTGA
- a CDS encoding GNAT family N-acetyltransferase — MTAPQPFTLREPRKPDDFAEIAALLSAADPEWPVTPDLLSVWDAAHDPALYRLELVAEQAGRVVGVGQVGHDDFAFEEWRYFGGITVHPDARGQGIGTALYGALMESLRARGAQDIRTMLSDQAHDAPGRAFLAARGFTRTWDRFESRLHTDEAELGRFDDLMAAVAADGVHLRSTADLAGDPQRNRRLWELDWRLFQDVPMGQALTRRPFEAWVKQELDDPTFSHELSFVAVRPGVQDPETGPYVGYSTLMRNPAGFYVIGMTGVRREDRGRGVAKALKVAAMRALAAAGGGEIRTFNDPPNKAMLGMNRALGFRRGPTRSRYELHLDPVTGERRPIDVPPVTA, encoded by the coding sequence ATGACTGCCCCACAGCCCTTCACGCTGCGCGAGCCGCGCAAACCCGACGACTTCGCCGAGATTGCGGCCCTGCTGAGCGCCGCCGATCCCGAGTGGCCGGTCACGCCGGACCTCCTGAGCGTCTGGGACGCCGCGCACGACCCGGCGCTGTACCGCCTTGAACTGGTGGCCGAGCAGGCAGGCCGCGTCGTGGGGGTGGGGCAGGTCGGGCATGATGATTTCGCCTTCGAGGAGTGGCGTTACTTCGGCGGCATCACCGTCCACCCGGACGCCCGCGGGCAGGGGATCGGGACAGCGCTGTACGGCGCGTTGATGGAATCCCTGCGGGCCCGGGGCGCGCAGGACATCCGCACCATGCTCAGCGATCAGGCGCACGACGCGCCGGGCCGGGCGTTCCTGGCCGCGCGGGGATTTACGCGCACCTGGGACCGCTTCGAGTCGCGCCTGCACACGGACGAGGCCGAGCTGGGCCGCTTCGACGACCTCATGGCGGCCGTGGCCGCGGACGGCGTGCACCTGCGGTCCACCGCGGACCTGGCCGGTGATCCGCAGCGGAACCGGCGGCTGTGGGAACTGGACTGGCGCCTCTTCCAGGACGTGCCGATGGGCCAGGCCCTCACCCGGCGGCCCTTCGAGGCATGGGTGAAGCAGGAACTGGACGACCCGACCTTCAGTCACGAGCTGTCCTTCGTGGCTGTGCGGCCTGGCGTGCAGGACCCGGAGACCGGCCCGTACGTGGGGTACAGCACCCTGATGCGCAACCCGGCGGGCTTCTACGTGATCGGCATGACCGGCGTGCGCCGAGAGGACCGCGGGCGCGGCGTGGCCAAGGCCCTGAAAGTCGCTGCGATGCGCGCCCTGGCCGCCGCGGGGGGCGGCGAGATCCGCACCTTCAACGACCCGCCCAACAAGGCCATGCTGGGCATGAACCGCGCACTGGGCTTCCGGCGCGGCCCCACCCGCAGCCGCTACGAACTGCACCTGGACCCCGTGACGGGCGAGCGCCGCCCCATCGACGTGCCGCCGGTGACCGCGTGA
- a CDS encoding GNAT family N-acetyltransferase, producing MTGAAPTPARPVTLRPATDADLGALAALLSAVNPRHPWTAETLRRELDALRGHPLGLHTAQWLAEDDAGTLLGATSVWQFGGMYHPDRYHAEVSVHPDARGQGVGTRLAAFMDAHLRGRGAREVLAGAYEDEPHSLRFLEQREFREVMRFFDNVLTVADFNPDAWAHLTLPGGLRAVSAADLTAELGADAARRAYYAGWLAAREDVPRTGAATPVSYEEFLKRLDRPEVLPHATLLALTPAGEVVAVSELYRDQHDPQRLNTGLTGTHRGWRRQGLALALKVAALRAARDLGAREVWTGNATTNQPMLALNERLGFRPRVAWIEMKRGDLDG from the coding sequence GTGACCGGGGCGGCCCCCACCCCCGCGCGGCCCGTCACGCTGCGCCCCGCCACGGACGCCGACCTGGGCGCTCTGGCCGCGCTGCTGAGCGCCGTGAACCCCCGCCACCCCTGGACGGCCGAGACGCTGCGGCGGGAACTGGACGCCCTGCGCGGCCACCCGCTTGGCCTGCACACCGCGCAGTGGCTGGCCGAGGATGACGCCGGGACCCTGCTGGGCGCCACGTCGGTGTGGCAGTTCGGCGGGATGTACCACCCGGACCGCTACCACGCCGAGGTGTCCGTCCACCCGGACGCCCGCGGGCAGGGCGTCGGCACCCGGCTGGCCGCGTTCATGGACGCGCACCTGCGCGGGCGGGGCGCGCGTGAGGTCCTGGCCGGCGCGTACGAGGACGAACCGCACAGCCTCCGCTTTCTGGAACAGCGCGAGTTCCGCGAGGTCATGCGCTTTTTCGACAACGTGCTCACGGTGGCCGACTTCAACCCGGACGCCTGGGCGCACCTCACGCTGCCCGGCGGCCTGCGCGCCGTGAGCGCCGCGGACCTGACGGCCGAACTCGGCGCGGACGCCGCCCGCCGCGCGTACTACGCCGGCTGGCTGGCCGCGCGCGAGGACGTGCCCCGCACCGGCGCGGCCACGCCCGTGTCCTACGAGGAGTTCCTGAAACGCCTCGACCGACCCGAGGTGCTGCCCCACGCGACCCTGCTGGCCCTCACCCCGGCGGGCGAGGTGGTGGCCGTGTCGGAACTGTACCGCGACCAGCACGACCCGCAGCGGCTGAACACCGGCCTGACCGGCACGCACCGCGGGTGGCGCCGCCAGGGGCTGGCGCTGGCCCTGAAGGTTGCCGCGCTGCGCGCCGCGCGGGACCTGGGCGCCCGGGAAGTCTGGACGGGGAACGCCACCACCAACCAGCCCATGCTGGCCCTGAACGAGCGCTTGGGCTTCCGGCCGCGCGTCGCGTGGATCGAGATGAAACGCGGCGACCTGGACGGGTGA
- a CDS encoding arginase yields the protein MLLSIDWDAFSGTRELVFDAPIWGTRDREHDRLDAWHDRVQRRGGQDWSALDSDFPLYPGWEALRAYAGSGPAFVTLSHADAWAWLERHPGLDVLNLDSHHDLASRSGDPTRVRPGNWAGLGLARGLIRTVTTLYPDWHATLPVAEGFDLDRTWTEVRPLLTPDLHGRVHLKRQARPGDGLPDPAQVTSVLLVQSPAWTSPAHDPAFGALARHLTAQPLVPPYPR from the coding sequence GTGCTGCTGAGTATCGACTGGGACGCCTTCTCCGGCACGCGGGAACTCGTGTTCGACGCGCCCATCTGGGGCACCCGCGACCGCGAACACGACCGGCTGGACGCCTGGCACGACCGCGTTCAGCGGCGCGGCGGTCAGGACTGGAGCGCCCTGGACAGTGACTTCCCGCTGTACCCCGGCTGGGAGGCCCTGCGCGCCTACGCGGGCTCAGGCCCGGCGTTCGTGACGCTCAGTCACGCTGACGCGTGGGCGTGGCTGGAACGCCACCCCGGTCTGGACGTGCTGAACCTCGACTCGCACCACGACCTGGCCAGCCGCAGCGGCGACCCCACCCGGGTCCGGCCCGGCAACTGGGCGGGCCTGGGCCTGGCGCGCGGCCTGATCCGCACCGTCACGACCCTCTATCCGGACTGGCACGCCACCCTGCCCGTCGCCGAGGGATTCGACCTGGACCGCACCTGGACCGAGGTCCGGCCCCTGCTGACCCCGGACCTGCACGGCCGCGTCCACCTGAAGCGGCAGGCGCGGCCCGGCGACGGCCTGCCCGACCCGGCGCAGGTCACGTCCGTGCTGCTCGTGCAGTCCCCGGCCTGGACCAGTCCCGCGCACGATCCGGCGTTCGGGGCGCTGGCACGCCACCTGACAGCGCAGCCCCTGGTGCCCCCATACCCCCGATAG
- a CDS encoding glycoside hydrolase family 31 protein produces the protein MRFSSFEVASGDQGPEVRVWGDADVLVVSAPLPGVLRARLFPEARANTLGFPRLSAKRSFALRPDLPMGAPLTATEEGSEVLIVGDGLSLRLDRVTGAWRVLTGSGESQRVLIQAHSWSGEAPTQRPALDAERFNLRRTRLNLDAPDGAMYLGFGERVGPLDKRGMHLTFWNTDCFPHHTETDPLYVSVPFTTVVQSGQAHGVFVDEPWRMEVDVARAHPNEVRWASSGPELDVYVLAGPRPADVLRRYADLTGYAPMPPLWALGAAQSRWGYRTADDLRAVIQGYRDRNLPLDSVYVDIDHMDAYKVWTVSCANFPDLSAFVKEAGAQGVKLVPIVDPGVKVEAGYDVYEEAARGDHLVRTARGDVLVGEVWPDPAVFPDFTRPEVVTWWAGRHKFFADAGIQGQWNDMNEPACFSLRQPRETEGKTLPYDARHGTRTHLEVHNAYANGMSEASRLGYAKFSPNIRPWVLTRAGYAGIQRHATVWTGDNTATWSHLALSLPMIQGLGLSGIPFAAADVGGFAGDTTGELLARWYQAAVGYAFLRNHAALGTADQEPWRFGEAVTDVIRAALELRYRLLPHLYTLAHAATRTALPVLRPLALHWPADEDAAREDTQYLLGEGLLVAPVLRAGHRRRLVYLPAGRWAAVFNLSQFGPVHAGGQHVVADAPLDTLPLYLRAGTALPVTEAAPHTTSACWARLTWLIHAAPDGFVGQLYEDTGDGHAGGRLTRLVGERQGERLTIRREADGSAGTFEQRETLHVLGLGPVREVQGAASFATESGVLRLTLPAHWQTVTLTLEPGEDGADAGVDANPTA, from the coding sequence ATGAGGTTCTCTTCGTTTGAGGTGGCGTCGGGTGATCAGGGACCGGAAGTGCGCGTATGGGGTGACGCGGACGTGCTGGTGGTGTCGGCGCCACTCCCTGGGGTGCTGCGGGCGCGCCTCTTCCCGGAAGCGCGCGCGAACACGCTGGGCTTCCCGCGCCTGAGCGCCAAGCGGAGTTTCGCGCTGCGCCCGGACCTACCCATGGGCGCGCCCCTGACCGCCACGGAGGAGGGCAGCGAGGTGCTGATCGTCGGGGACGGGCTGTCGCTGCGGCTGGACCGCGTGACGGGCGCGTGGCGGGTCCTGACCGGCAGCGGCGAATCGCAGCGCGTGCTCATCCAGGCGCACAGCTGGTCGGGTGAGGCGCCTACGCAGCGCCCCGCGCTGGACGCGGAGCGGTTCAACCTGCGCCGCACCCGCCTGAACCTGGACGCTCCGGACGGCGCGATGTACCTGGGCTTCGGGGAGCGGGTGGGGCCGCTGGACAAGCGCGGCATGCACCTGACGTTCTGGAACACCGACTGCTTCCCGCACCACACCGAGACGGACCCGCTGTACGTGTCCGTGCCGTTCACGACGGTCGTGCAAAGCGGCCAGGCGCACGGGGTGTTCGTGGACGAACCGTGGCGGATGGAGGTGGACGTGGCGCGCGCCCACCCGAATGAGGTGCGCTGGGCGTCCTCGGGGCCGGAGCTGGACGTGTACGTCCTGGCGGGGCCGCGCCCGGCGGACGTGCTGCGCCGCTACGCGGACCTGACCGGGTACGCGCCCATGCCGCCGCTGTGGGCGCTGGGCGCCGCGCAGAGCCGCTGGGGCTACCGCACGGCGGACGATCTGCGCGCCGTGATCCAGGGCTACCGGGACCGGAATCTGCCGCTGGACAGCGTGTACGTGGATATCGACCACATGGACGCGTACAAGGTCTGGACGGTGAGCTGCGCGAACTTCCCGGACCTGAGCGCGTTCGTGAAGGAGGCGGGTGCGCAGGGCGTGAAGCTCGTGCCCATCGTGGATCCCGGCGTGAAGGTCGAAGCGGGCTACGACGTGTACGAGGAAGCGGCGCGCGGTGATCACCTCGTGCGCACGGCGCGCGGGGACGTGCTGGTCGGGGAGGTCTGGCCGGACCCGGCGGTCTTCCCGGACTTCACGCGGCCCGAGGTGGTCACGTGGTGGGCCGGGCGGCATAAATTCTTCGCGGACGCCGGGATTCAGGGGCAGTGGAACGACATGAACGAGCCCGCGTGCTTCAGCCTGCGCCAGCCGCGCGAGACCGAGGGCAAGACCCTGCCGTACGACGCGCGGCACGGCACGCGCACGCACCTGGAAGTCCACAACGCGTACGCGAACGGCATGAGCGAGGCCAGCCGCCTGGGCTACGCGAAGTTCAGCCCGAACATCCGCCCGTGGGTCCTGACCCGCGCCGGGTACGCCGGCATTCAGCGGCACGCGACCGTGTGGACCGGGGACAACACCGCCACGTGGTCGCACCTGGCGCTGAGCCTTCCCATGATTCAGGGCCTGGGCCTGAGCGGCATTCCGTTCGCGGCGGCGGACGTGGGCGGCTTCGCCGGGGACACCACCGGGGAACTGCTGGCCCGCTGGTACCAGGCGGCCGTCGGGTACGCGTTCCTGCGCAACCACGCGGCGCTGGGCACCGCCGATCAGGAACCCTGGCGCTTCGGGGAGGCCGTCACGGACGTGATCCGCGCCGCGCTGGAGCTGCGCTACCGGCTGCTGCCGCACCTATACACGCTGGCGCACGCCGCGACCCGCACGGCCCTGCCGGTCCTGCGGCCCCTGGCGCTGCACTGGCCCGCCGACGAGGACGCCGCGCGCGAGGACACGCAGTACCTGCTCGGCGAGGGCCTGCTGGTCGCACCCGTCCTGCGGGCCGGGCACCGGCGGCGCCTGGTGTACCTCCCGGCGGGACGCTGGGCGGCAGTGTTCAACCTGTCGCAGTTCGGGCCGGTGCACGCGGGCGGGCAGCACGTCGTGGCGGACGCCCCGCTGGACACCCTGCCGCTGTACCTGCGCGCCGGGACGGCCCTGCCCGTCACCGAGGCCGCCCCACACACGACCTCGGCCTGCTGGGCGCGCCTGACGTGGCTGATTCACGCGGCCCCGGACGGCTTCGTGGGCCAGCTGTACGAGGACACCGGGGACGGCCATGCGGGCGGGCGCCTGACCCGCCTGGTGGGCGAGCGGCAGGGCGAGCGCCTCACCATCCGCCGCGAGGCGGACGGCAGTGCGGGCACGTTCGAGCAGCGGGAAACCCTGCACGTCCTGGGCCTGGGCCCCGTGCGTGAGGTGCAGGGGGCCGCCAGCTTCGCCACCGAGAGTGGCGTGCTGCGCCTGACCCTCCCGGCCCACTGGCAGACCGTCACCCTGACCCTCGAACCCGGTGAAGACGGCGCGGACGCCGGGGTGGACGCGAACCCCACGGCGTGA
- a CDS encoding ribonuclease H: MNQAFVDASWQEQSSPEGHWRGLGGWGLVLLRPGALPARFQGQLLAPDNNAAEVRAVLEAVRAAPPGEPLTVHTDNQAVIASVGRGRGPALLDEDAREVQAEALARGVTLRVVYAPRTRRHMQSAHDLANDARRGGGAGGLLDVRSDVLIEQRPAQPEARVSLRRPGERVTAHVPLDLSSDVPPSAQALLAAVGLARPGEVLLVRRASRVAQALWQRPERALRPGAQAQLHLARRAADESGVQVEFLGVG, encoded by the coding sequence GTGAATCAGGCGTTCGTGGATGCCAGCTGGCAGGAACAATCCAGCCCCGAGGGGCACTGGCGCGGCCTGGGCGGCTGGGGCCTGGTGCTGCTACGCCCGGGCGCGCTGCCCGCCCGGTTTCAGGGTCAGCTGCTCGCGCCGGACAACAATGCCGCCGAGGTGCGCGCCGTGCTGGAGGCCGTGCGCGCCGCACCCCCCGGGGAGCCCCTGACCGTGCACACGGACAATCAAGCGGTGATCGCGTCGGTCGGGCGTGGGCGCGGGCCCGCCCTGCTGGACGAGGACGCCCGCGAGGTGCAGGCCGAGGCGCTGGCGCGCGGCGTGACCCTGCGCGTCGTGTACGCGCCCCGCACGCGGCGGCACATGCAGAGCGCGCATGACCTGGCGAATGACGCCCGGCGCGGCGGCGGCGCGGGCGGCCTGCTGGACGTGCGGTCGGACGTGCTGATCGAGCAGCGGCCCGCGCAGCCCGAGGCGCGCGTCAGCCTGCGCCGCCCCGGTGAGCGCGTGACCGCGCACGTCCCGCTGGACCTGAGTTCCGACGTGCCGCCCAGCGCGCAGGCGCTGCTGGCCGCCGTGGGGCTGGCCCGGCCGGGCGAGGTGCTGCTGGTGCGCCGGGCCAGCCGGGTTGCGCAGGCGCTGTGGCAGCGCCCGGAGCGCGCCCTGCGGCCCGGCGCGCAGGCGCAGCTGCACCTCGCCCGGCGCGCGGCGGACGAGAGCGGCGTGCAGGTCGAGTTCCTGGGCGTCGGCTAG
- a CDS encoding XRE family transcriptional regulator: MDTVTFPGGVRLGRRRRLLGIPLVQLARDARVQPELLRRLEAGEFDPRSLHRLARQVLAHALDTTLD; this comes from the coding sequence ATGGACACCGTGACCTTTCCCGGAGGCGTGAGACTGGGCCGGCGGCGGCGCCTGCTGGGCATTCCGCTGGTGCAGCTGGCGCGGGACGCGCGCGTGCAGCCCGAGCTGCTGCGCCGCCTGGAGGCCGGGGAGTTCGATCCGCGCAGTCTGCACCGGCTGGCGCGGCAGGTGCTGGCGCACGCGCTGGACACCACCCTCGACTGA
- the pyrE gene encoding orotate phosphoribosyltransferase, protein MTHAADPAGLDILDLYRQAGAYHEGHFLLASGRHSPKFLQSTTVLQYPQYTEQIGRALAAKLREAGIDAQLVIGPAMGGVVLAYETARHYGTRAIFAEKDGMGGMKIREAFTLTPGETFVAVEDVLTTGGSVLKAVRAAEAAGGRCVGIACIVDRRAQGGDLGGYPLAALTRLVFDTYAPDEVPEWLAALPLQEI, encoded by the coding sequence ATGACCCACGCCGCTGACCCCGCCGGACTCGACATTCTCGACCTGTACCGCCAGGCCGGCGCGTACCACGAGGGGCACTTCCTGCTCGCCTCGGGCCGCCACAGCCCCAAATTCCTGCAGAGCACCACCGTCCTCCAGTACCCGCAGTACACCGAGCAGATCGGCCGCGCCCTGGCCGCGAAACTCCGCGAGGCGGGCATCGACGCGCAGCTGGTGATCGGCCCGGCCATGGGTGGCGTGGTGCTCGCGTACGAAACGGCCCGTCACTACGGCACCCGCGCCATCTTCGCCGAGAAGGACGGGATGGGCGGCATGAAGATCCGCGAGGCCTTCACCCTGACCCCCGGCGAGACCTTCGTGGCCGTCGAGGATGTCCTCACCACCGGCGGGAGCGTCCTGAAGGCCGTGCGCGCCGCCGAGGCCGCCGGAGGCCGCTGCGTGGGCATCGCGTGCATCGTGGACCGCCGCGCCCAGGGGGGCGACCTGGGCGGTTACCCGCTGGCGGCCCTGACCCGCCTGGTGTTCGACACCTACGCGCCGGACGAGGTGCCCGAATGGCTCGCGGCGCTGCCCCTCCAGGAGATCTGA
- a CDS encoding sensor domain-containing diguanylate cyclase/phosphohydrolase → MSRNLHGPDRPVPWRAALRASLLGAPAWLYALLTLTLTSAALNTVLIQDVARHQQALVTLADTRTAAFALNALAWQARQRGTLDDALRAEAQSSLQELRQHAAQLEQQGRADLLLGRLRPGAPQQGLSAPVSGYAQRAAHLLTLIGSGQRQEAAHFARTQVDPSFAALRGQVRAVRSGETDTMGTGLRLILLLTCLSALGALLTITLLFSHLHRSLQQARDWQDEAQRQRDREERDSLTGLWNRQGLQRRFTLAQAAGPLSVAVIDLNRLKAINDLGGHGAGDEYLTRVAHALQDAAQPTGLAARLGGDEFALLLPGFSTQQTRALLDAVSARLHLEGETLPPFAVGVAPVTAVTSLERVLALADAAMYEHKEQQRAQMGRDTRLGASVEEFTSRLEQLATPQEVLTEGLALARAVLGFQGSCYLERQEETFVLARLDGDFPSMVTTMLGRSFSGPRGLTAEVLAHSEPRWSNDYPAESHVLPIWLDAGLKSVLMVPVRYGGRLMGVISLLHFDTWRVITPQARRLTEALASRLGHTFEQQAALEHLRRAVQGGLLALGAALEERDLETAGHTARVVALAGTLGRRLDLDETELHALEQGASLHDIGKLAIPDAILLKPGPLDASEWVVMQAHAARGFEIAQRLQGLLPATLDVIRHHHEHWNGRGYPDGLRGEQIPLAARIFAVCDVYDALTHPRPYKAAWTHAEAVAEIRAQRGAQFDPRVVDIFLTLIEAQRTAPPTQAFSL, encoded by the coding sequence ATGTCGCGTAACCTGCACGGGCCCGACCGCCCCGTGCCCTGGCGGGCAGCCCTGCGCGCGAGCCTGCTGGGCGCGCCCGCGTGGCTGTACGCGCTGCTCACGTTGACGCTGACGTCCGCCGCGCTGAACACGGTCCTCATTCAGGATGTCGCCCGCCACCAGCAGGCCCTCGTGACCCTCGCGGACACCCGCACCGCCGCGTTCGCCCTGAACGCCCTGGCGTGGCAGGCGCGGCAGCGCGGCACGCTCGACGACGCGCTTCGGGCCGAAGCGCAAAGCAGCCTTCAGGAGCTGCGGCAGCACGCCGCGCAGCTGGAACAGCAGGGCCGCGCGGATCTACTCCTGGGACGGCTGCGGCCCGGCGCGCCGCAACAGGGGCTCAGCGCGCCCGTGTCCGGCTACGCGCAGAGGGCCGCGCACCTCCTGACGCTGATCGGCAGCGGGCAGCGTCAGGAGGCCGCGCACTTCGCCCGGACGCAGGTGGACCCGAGTTTTGCGGCCCTGCGCGGGCAGGTGCGCGCCGTGCGCAGCGGCGAGACCGACACCATGGGCACCGGCCTGCGCCTGATTCTGCTGCTGACCTGCCTGAGCGCCCTGGGCGCCCTGCTGACCATCACGCTGCTGTTCAGCCACCTGCACCGCAGCCTGCAGCAGGCCCGCGACTGGCAGGACGAGGCGCAGCGCCAGCGGGACCGCGAGGAACGGGACTCCCTGACAGGCCTGTGGAACCGGCAGGGCCTCCAGCGGCGCTTCACGCTGGCGCAGGCGGCCGGGCCGCTGAGCGTGGCGGTCATCGACCTCAACCGCCTGAAGGCCATCAATGACCTGGGCGGGCATGGCGCCGGGGACGAGTACCTGACGCGTGTGGCGCACGCCCTGCAGGACGCGGCCCAGCCAACCGGGCTGGCCGCGCGGCTGGGCGGGGACGAGTTCGCTCTCCTCCTGCCGGGCTTCAGCACCCAACAGACGCGGGCCCTGCTGGACGCCGTGTCCGCGAGGCTGCACCTGGAAGGCGAGACGCTCCCTCCCTTTGCGGTGGGCGTGGCGCCCGTCACGGCCGTCACGTCCCTGGAACGCGTGCTGGCCCTGGCGGACGCCGCCATGTACGAGCACAAGGAGCAGCAGCGCGCCCAGATGGGCCGCGACACCCGCCTGGGCGCCAGCGTGGAGGAATTTACCAGCCGCCTGGAGCAGCTGGCCACGCCGCAGGAAGTCCTGACTGAAGGTCTGGCGCTGGCGCGCGCCGTGCTGGGCTTTCAGGGCAGCTGCTACCTGGAGCGGCAGGAGGAGACGTTCGTGCTGGCCCGCCTAGACGGCGACTTTCCATCCATGGTGACCACCATGCTGGGCCGCTCGTTCTCCGGGCCCCGGGGCCTGACGGCCGAGGTGCTGGCCCACAGTGAGCCGCGCTGGAGCAACGATTACCCCGCCGAGTCGCACGTGCTGCCCATCTGGCTGGACGCGGGCCTGAAGAGCGTCCTCATGGTGCCCGTCCGGTACGGTGGGCGGCTGATGGGCGTGATCAGCCTGCTGCACTTCGACACGTGGCGGGTCATCACCCCGCAGGCGCGGCGGCTGACCGAGGCGCTCGCCTCGCGGCTGGGGCACACGTTCGAGCAGCAGGCGGCGCTGGAGCACCTGCGCCGGGCGGTGCAGGGCGGCCTACTCGCCCTGGGCGCCGCGCTGGAGGAACGGGACCTGGAAACGGCGGGGCACACGGCGCGCGTGGTGGCACTTGCCGGGACGCTGGGCCGCCGCCTGGACCTGGACGAGACGGAACTGCACGCGCTGGAGCAGGGCGCTTCGCTGCATGACATCGGGAAGCTGGCCATTCCGGACGCGATCCTGCTCAAGCCCGGTCCGCTGGACGCGTCGGAGTGGGTGGTCATGCAGGCGCACGCCGCGCGTGGCTTCGAGATCGCGCAGCGCTTACAGGGCCTGCTGCCGGCCACGCTGGACGTCATCCGGCACCACCACGAGCACTGGAACGGGCGTGGCTACCCGGACGGCCTGCGGGGCGAGCAGATTCCGCTGGCCGCGCGGATCTTCGCGGTGTGTGACGTGTACGACGCCCTGACCCACCCGCGACCGTACAAGGCCGCGTGGACGCACGCGGAGGCGGTCGCGGAGATCCGCGCGCAGCGGGGCGCGCAGTTCGATCCGCGCGTCGTGGACATCTTCCTGACCCTGATTGAGGCGCAGCGGACCGCGCCTCCCACGCAGGCGTTCAGCCTCTGA
- a CDS encoding RluA family pseudouridine synthase → MSDDAPSNSGFAFRSQVRAGGERVLAFLAREYRHSDGATWAARLAAGEVEVRGVPARGDEVLRAGDVVVWHRPPWREEAAPLDYAVLLEDDALVAVSKPSGLPTLPGAGFLTHTLLTQVRLRYPGASPLHRLGRGTSGAVLFARTGAAGAALSRAWREHEVGKVYRALAVGEPPWETLDIRTPIGPVPHPRLGRVFAASPEGKPSRSVASVRERRAGATLLDVAIHTGRPHQIRIHLAAAGHPLVGDPLYGPGGLPHPDLPGLPGDLGYHLHAWTLDFTHPVTGQPVHVEAPPPRPLRGAD, encoded by the coding sequence ATGTCCGACGACGCCCCCTCGAACAGTGGTTTCGCGTTCCGTTCGCAGGTGCGCGCGGGTGGGGAGCGGGTGCTGGCGTTCCTGGCCCGCGAGTACCGGCACTCGGACGGGGCGACGTGGGCGGCGCGGCTGGCGGCGGGTGAGGTGGAGGTGCGGGGCGTGCCGGCGCGCGGGGACGAGGTGCTGCGCGCCGGGGACGTGGTGGTGTGGCACCGCCCGCCGTGGCGGGAGGAGGCGGCCCCGCTGGACTACGCCGTGCTGCTGGAGGACGACGCGCTGGTCGCGGTGAGCAAACCGTCGGGCCTGCCGACGCTGCCGGGCGCCGGGTTCCTGACGCACACGCTGCTGACGCAGGTGCGGCTGCGCTACCCGGGGGCGAGTCCGCTGCACCGGCTGGGGCGCGGCACGAGCGGCGCAGTGCTGTTCGCCCGGACCGGGGCGGCGGGCGCGGCGCTGTCCCGCGCGTGGCGGGAGCATGAAGTGGGGAAGGTGTACCGCGCGCTGGCTGTGGGCGAGCCACCGTGGGAGACACTGGACATCCGGACGCCCATCGGGCCGGTGCCGCACCCGCGCCTGGGCCGCGTGTTCGCCGCCAGCCCCGAGGGGAAGCCGTCGCGCAGCGTGGCCAGCGTCCGCGAACGCCGAGCCGGTGCCACCCTGCTGGACGTGGCGATCCATACCGGTCGCCCGCACCAGATCCGCATTCACCTCGCCGCTGCCGGGCACCCGCTGGTGGGCGACCCGCTGTACGGCCCGGGCGGCCTCCCCCACCCGGACCTGCCGGGTCTGCCGGGGGACCTGGGGTACCACCTGCACGCCTGGACGCTGGACTTCACGCACCCGGTCACGGGCCAGCCGGTGCACGTGGAGGCGCCGCCGCCCCGCCCGCTGCGCGGCGCAGACTGA